A region from the Mesorhizobium sp. J8 genome encodes:
- a CDS encoding AAA family ATPase, with protein MIAQNQDVVVDMLKDPATYGEASPVETIETHISRIFLVGQRAFKMKRAVKLPYVDFSTPQLRVAACEKEVELNSRTAPGLYLDVQRITRAGDRLAFDGSGELVDAVIEMVRFDQSKLLDRMAAAGTLTPALMTGVARMVAQYHRNAEVIHAGRGSANIGGVLEINAAGFATSHVFDAGEIEALDAAFRNALARHAGLLDRREAAGKVRRCHGDLHLRNICVFDGEPRLFDCIEFNDRIATVDVLYDLAFLLMDLWHRGFPQFANLVMNRYLDDADDEDGFILLPFLMAVRAAVRAHVTATQVEEGSQDSTKLIAEARSYFELALTLLAETPPRLVAIGGLSGSGKTTVAEALAAQIGAPPGARIVESDRIRKAMHCLPAETRLPDKAYRPGVSERVYRQIAWRAELILAEGGSVVADAVFDKPEDRDRIERAASKTDTPFAGFWLAADPSVLCRRVSERKGGPSDATIDILSRQLQRDPGPLTWREIDADRRVTEITAEMAALVEGTASSAISLRKTGT; from the coding sequence ATGATTGCTCAGAACCAAGACGTCGTGGTCGACATGCTGAAGGACCCTGCCACCTATGGTGAGGCTAGTCCCGTCGAGACGATTGAAACCCACATTTCCCGGATATTCCTCGTCGGCCAGCGCGCATTCAAGATGAAGCGGGCGGTCAAGCTGCCCTATGTCGATTTTTCGACGCCGCAGTTGCGGGTCGCCGCATGCGAAAAGGAAGTGGAATTGAACTCCAGAACGGCGCCCGGCCTCTATCTCGATGTCCAGCGTATCACGCGCGCAGGAGACAGGCTTGCCTTTGATGGGTCGGGCGAACTGGTCGACGCCGTCATCGAGATGGTTCGCTTCGATCAGTCGAAGCTTCTCGATCGCATGGCCGCCGCGGGGACGCTGACACCCGCGCTGATGACAGGCGTGGCGCGCATGGTCGCGCAATATCACCGCAACGCCGAGGTGATCCATGCCGGTCGCGGGTCGGCGAACATCGGCGGCGTGCTTGAAATCAATGCGGCTGGATTTGCGACGAGCCACGTGTTCGACGCAGGGGAGATCGAAGCGCTCGATGCGGCGTTTCGCAATGCCCTCGCCCGCCATGCCGGCCTTCTTGACCGGCGCGAGGCGGCAGGCAAGGTCCGCCGCTGCCATGGCGACCTGCATCTGCGCAACATCTGCGTCTTCGACGGCGAGCCTCGCCTGTTCGACTGCATCGAGTTCAACGACCGGATCGCCACGGTCGACGTCCTCTACGACCTCGCATTCCTGCTGATGGATTTGTGGCATCGCGGCTTCCCGCAATTCGCCAATCTGGTGATGAACCGGTATCTGGACGACGCCGATGACGAGGACGGCTTCATTCTTCTGCCTTTTTTGATGGCGGTGCGGGCAGCGGTGCGCGCTCACGTGACCGCGACGCAGGTCGAGGAGGGCAGCCAGGACTCCACAAAACTGATAGCTGAGGCGAGATCCTATTTCGAGCTTGCGCTGACCCTGCTTGCCGAAACGCCGCCCCGGCTTGTCGCGATCGGCGGTTTGAGCGGCTCGGGCAAGACGACAGTCGCCGAAGCGCTCGCCGCTCAAATCGGCGCGCCACCCGGCGCCCGGATCGTTGAAAGCGACCGCATCCGCAAGGCCATGCATTGCCTGCCGGCCGAGACCAGGCTGCCGGACAAGGCTTACCGGCCCGGTGTATCGGAACGCGTTTACCGCCAGATCGCCTGGCGCGCGGAATTGATCCTTGCCGAAGGCGGTTCCGTCGTCGCCGACGCTGTCTTCGACAAGCCGGAGGACCGCGACAGGATCGAACGCGCCGCGAGCAAGACAGATACCCCATTCGCGGGATTTTGGCTGGCGGCCGATCCTTCGGTGCTTTGCCGTCGGGTCAGCGAGCGCAAGGGCGGTCCCTCGGATGCCACCATCGACATTCTGTCGCGGCAATTGCAGCGCGATCCCGGTCCATTGACCTGGCGCGAGATCGATGCCGACCGCAGGGTAACCGAAATCACTGCCGAGATGGCGGCCTTGGTCGAGGGCACTGCTTCCTCCGCAATCAGCCTGAGGAAGACGGGAACATAG
- a CDS encoding bifunctional acetate--CoA ligase family protein/GNAT family N-acetyltransferase, with protein MTIRNLEYAVSPKSVAVVGASERFGSVGRVVFNNIIVGGFEGEIWPVNPKHSQVAGHRCYGRIADLPGIPDLAVIVTPPNAVPGIVRELGEKGTRVAVVITAGLNHGNGLRQAMLDAAKPSLMRIIGPNTVGLMVPPAKLNASFAHMAARPGNIALISHSGAIATSLIDWAAENNVGFSRIISLGDMADVDVGDCLDMLAGDFHTRAIVMYLETVPDPRKFMSAARAAARLKPVIAIKPGRHEQAARAAATHTGALSGADRVVDAALRRAGVLRVKDLAELLDAAETIGRYSPLERARVGIVTNGGGAGVLAVDKLIERGGALAELAPSTIEQLDRVLPPTWSHANPVDIVGDAAPERYRAALGTLADDPETDVILVMNCPTGLGSSRDAARKVAELGDEGEIGRKPLLACWLGEHTAREGRQILTQAGIASFETPEDAAIAASYLSEWSRAQRALLRTPSSQGEDQADGRASAHAIFRRVASEGRRMLTEPEAKAAIAAYGIAVPRTIVAGSVADVARAAGELLESSERVVVKLLSKVVSHKSDVGGVVLDIATAEKAAEAARSIETRLRAQAAGSRPDGYTVQAMVARRHAQELILGMSVDPMFGPVILFGAGGTAVEVVNDTAIALPPLDDVLAADAIDATRIGRLLAGYRDRKPADRAAIIAALNGLSQMIVDFPCLVSLDINPLLADAEGVIALDARIEIDPRRVDEPAPNPALAIRPYPSGWSRDLRLDGMTFHIRPIMPADVALYPAFLARISPDDLRLRFLSVRKNFPDQMLKRLTQLDYDRDIAFVALEKDTGALAGIGRLSCDPDHRSGEYALLVRSDLQDHGLGWELLNQVIDYARAERISRIEGIVLNENRKMLTMCREFGFSLAHHPSEPGLSVATLEVS; from the coding sequence ATGACAATCCGAAACCTTGAGTACGCAGTCTCACCGAAGTCTGTCGCTGTCGTTGGAGCAAGCGAGCGCTTTGGCTCGGTCGGTCGCGTTGTCTTCAACAACATCATCGTCGGCGGTTTCGAGGGAGAGATTTGGCCGGTTAATCCCAAACACTCGCAGGTGGCCGGCCATCGCTGCTACGGCCGGATTGCCGACCTGCCGGGCATTCCCGATCTGGCGGTGATCGTTACGCCTCCCAACGCCGTCCCCGGTATCGTGCGCGAGCTGGGTGAGAAGGGAACGCGAGTAGCCGTCGTCATCACCGCGGGGCTCAATCACGGGAACGGTCTGCGCCAGGCAATGCTCGATGCCGCCAAACCGTCGCTCATGCGCATCATCGGGCCGAACACAGTCGGGTTGATGGTTCCCCCGGCGAAGCTCAACGCAAGTTTTGCCCACATGGCGGCCCGACCTGGGAACATCGCATTGATCTCGCACTCAGGCGCGATCGCGACATCGCTGATCGACTGGGCGGCCGAGAACAATGTCGGCTTTTCCCGGATCATCTCGCTTGGCGACATGGCGGATGTCGACGTCGGCGACTGCCTCGACATGCTGGCGGGCGATTTTCATACGCGCGCCATCGTGATGTATCTCGAAACCGTACCCGATCCGCGCAAGTTCATGTCGGCCGCGCGGGCGGCGGCGCGGCTCAAGCCGGTCATCGCGATCAAGCCCGGCCGCCACGAGCAGGCTGCGAGGGCGGCGGCGACCCACACCGGCGCGCTTTCCGGCGCGGACAGGGTGGTGGACGCCGCTTTGCGCAGGGCTGGGGTGCTGCGCGTGAAAGACCTCGCCGAATTGCTCGATGCGGCCGAAACGATCGGGCGCTATTCTCCGCTCGAGCGGGCGCGCGTCGGCATCGTCACCAATGGCGGCGGCGCAGGCGTTCTCGCGGTCGACAAGCTGATCGAACGCGGGGGTGCGTTGGCTGAGCTTGCGCCGTCGACGATCGAACAGCTCGACCGCGTGCTGCCGCCGACCTGGTCGCATGCTAACCCCGTCGATATCGTGGGTGATGCCGCCCCCGAACGGTATCGCGCGGCGCTCGGCACTCTGGCGGATGATCCGGAAACGGATGTCATCCTTGTCATGAACTGCCCGACTGGACTTGGCTCCTCGCGCGATGCCGCCAGGAAAGTGGCCGAGCTTGGCGACGAAGGCGAGATCGGAAGAAAACCGCTCCTTGCGTGCTGGCTCGGCGAGCACACGGCTCGCGAGGGCCGGCAGATCCTGACGCAAGCCGGTATCGCCAGTTTCGAAACGCCGGAGGATGCGGCGATCGCGGCGTCCTATCTCAGCGAATGGTCGCGTGCCCAACGGGCGCTCCTGCGGACTCCCTCAAGCCAGGGTGAAGACCAGGCCGATGGCAGGGCGTCGGCGCATGCCATCTTCCGGCGCGTGGCAAGCGAAGGACGGCGCATGCTGACGGAGCCGGAAGCAAAAGCGGCGATCGCCGCCTACGGCATCGCCGTGCCGAGAACCATTGTCGCCGGCTCCGTTGCGGACGTGGCGCGGGCAGCCGGTGAGCTTCTCGAAAGCTCGGAAAGAGTGGTCGTCAAATTGCTGTCGAAGGTGGTTTCGCACAAGTCGGATGTCGGCGGCGTGGTGCTCGACATCGCGACTGCCGAGAAGGCCGCGGAGGCTGCGCGGTCGATCGAGACACGCTTGCGCGCGCAGGCGGCGGGGTCGAGGCCGGACGGCTACACCGTGCAAGCCATGGTCGCGCGCAGGCATGCGCAGGAGCTCATTCTGGGCATGAGCGTGGACCCGATGTTCGGCCCGGTCATTCTGTTCGGGGCGGGCGGAACAGCGGTCGAGGTTGTGAATGACACCGCGATCGCCCTGCCGCCGCTTGACGACGTGCTGGCCGCAGACGCGATCGACGCGACCAGGATAGGCCGCCTGCTTGCCGGCTATCGCGACCGCAAGCCAGCCGATCGAGCCGCAATCATCGCCGCGCTGAATGGGCTGTCGCAAATGATCGTCGACTTTCCCTGCCTGGTCTCCCTCGACATCAACCCGCTGCTGGCCGATGCCGAGGGCGTGATTGCGCTCGATGCCCGCATCGAAATCGACCCGCGACGGGTGGATGAACCCGCGCCGAACCCGGCCCTTGCCATAAGGCCCTATCCATCAGGATGGAGCCGCGATCTTCGGCTGGACGGCATGACTTTTCACATCCGGCCAATCATGCCGGCGGACGTAGCGCTTTATCCCGCGTTCCTGGCAAGGATTTCCCCCGACGACCTCCGACTGCGGTTCCTGTCAGTGCGCAAGAACTTTCCGGACCAGATGCTGAAGCGGCTCACGCAACTCGACTACGATCGCGACATCGCCTTCGTCGCGCTTGAAAAGGACACGGGAGCGTTGGCCGGAATCGGCCGGCTTTCCTGCGATCCGGATCACAGGAGCGGCGAATATGCGCTGCTGGTGCGATCGGACCTGCAGGACCATGGCCTGGGATGGGAACTGCTGAACCAGGTCATCGACTATGCAAGGGCTGAACGCATCAGCCGCATCGAGGGCATAGTCCTCAACGAAAATCGCAAGATGCTCACGATGTGCCGGGAGTTCGGCTTCTCGCTGGCGCATCATCCCAGCGAGCCGGGCCTGTCCGTGGCCACCCTGGAGGTCAGCTGA
- a CDS encoding DUF302 domain-containing protein — protein sequence MSYYFSKNLDMPFAAAIEHVTKRLAGKGFGILTRIDVQHTMKVKLGVDFKPYMILGACNPHFAWRALQAEDKIGAMLPSNVIVTEISPGKVDVAAVDPVAAMGAVENPALAAIANDVRLLLQELISEL from the coding sequence ATGAGTTACTATTTCAGCAAAAACCTCGACATGCCGTTTGCCGCGGCCATCGAACATGTCACCAAAAGGCTTGCCGGCAAGGGCTTCGGCATCCTGACGCGGATCGATGTCCAGCACACGATGAAGGTCAAGTTGGGCGTCGACTTCAAGCCCTACATGATCCTCGGCGCCTGTAATCCGCATTTTGCATGGCGGGCGCTGCAGGCCGAGGACAAGATTGGCGCGATGCTGCCCTCCAACGTGATTGTGACCGAGATCTCGCCAGGCAAAGTCGACGTTGCCGCTGTCGATCCGGTCGCGGCGATGGGGGCGGTCGAAAATCCGGCACTTGCCGCAATAGCAAACGATGTCCGGTTGTTGCTGCAGGAATTGATCAGCGAGCTTTGA